The following proteins are co-located in the Candidatus Omnitrophota bacterium genome:
- a CDS encoding ORF6N domain-containing protein, with protein sequence MKEIIPQDMIENRIFVIRGQKVMIDRDLAELYGVETKYLNRQVRYNSQRFPEEFAFHLTREEKDELVQNCHRFETMKHSITFPYVFTEHGVAMLSSVLNSEKAIRINIGISKTFMRLREVVATHKELAHKLAELERKMDKHDKDIGLIFEAIRQLMAPPPEKPKRLIGFKRP encoded by the coding sequence ATGAAAGAGATAATACCGCAGGATATGATTGAAAATAGGATATTTGTGATAAGAGGACAAAAAGTTATGATAGATAGAGATTTGGCCGAATTATACGGCGTAGAAACAAAATATCTTAACAGGCAAGTCAGGTATAATAGTCAGCGGTTTCCTGAAGAGTTCGCATTCCACCTCACTCGTGAAGAAAAAGATGAACTGGTGCAAAATTGTCACCGGTTCGAAACGATGAAACACTCGATAACTTTCCCGTATGTGTTTACCGAACATGGCGTAGCTATGCTTTCAAGTGTCTTGAACAGCGAAAAGGCAATAAGGATAAATATCGGTATTAGCAAAACATTTATGAGACTACGCGAAGTTGTTGCAACCCACAAGGAACTTGCGCATAAGCTGGCCGAGCTTGAAAGGAAGATGGATAAACACGATAAGGATATCGGGTTGATATTCGAGGCTATCCGGCAATTGATGGCGCCGCCGCCTGAAAAACCGAAGAGATTGATAGGTTTTAAGCGCCCTTAG